A stretch of Imperialibacter roseus DNA encodes these proteins:
- a CDS encoding glycerate kinase — translation MRELNILVAPNAFKSAATAFDIAEAIKKGLQKSKCQSRIVCKPIADGGDGTLPILVDALQGEIFKKEVSGPLGRKVMAPFGYIASKQLAIIEMADASGLRLLSETERNAMKASSAGTGELMKEAIDLGATHIILCIGGSATTDGGMGILTALGYKFLSSSGEGLAGSGEALKHIVQIVEPEGLKKLHITVLCDVSNPLLGASGAAAVYGPQKGASPEQVAQLDNGLAHWANLIRQHRGVDVTGVKGGGAAGGISAGLVGWMDAELRPGAEFILELLEMDKAIKETDVVITAEGSLDEQTAEGKGPFALLEMAEKHRKPVVGLAGRIPGEIPDSELRRFLALLPVGNQPESLETAMANTLINIERTAFNLGNVLALQQL, via the coding sequence ATGCGGGAGCTTAATATACTTGTGGCTCCAAATGCCTTCAAAAGCGCCGCTACAGCCTTCGATATCGCTGAGGCCATCAAGAAAGGACTTCAAAAAAGTAAATGTCAGTCCAGAATAGTTTGCAAACCAATAGCCGATGGTGGCGATGGCACCTTGCCTATTCTAGTGGATGCGCTACAGGGGGAGATTTTCAAAAAGGAAGTATCGGGGCCGTTAGGAAGGAAGGTGATGGCACCTTTTGGATACATAGCCAGCAAGCAACTGGCAATCATTGAAATGGCTGATGCTTCTGGCCTGCGGTTGCTCTCAGAGACGGAAAGGAATGCCATGAAGGCAAGTAGTGCAGGCACAGGCGAACTGATGAAAGAGGCAATCGACCTGGGTGCTACACATATTATATTATGTATCGGCGGCAGTGCAACCACCGATGGCGGCATGGGCATACTCACTGCCCTTGGCTATAAATTCCTTAGCAGTAGTGGAGAAGGGCTCGCCGGATCGGGCGAAGCGCTTAAACACATAGTTCAGATTGTTGAGCCGGAAGGCTTAAAAAAATTGCATATAACTGTGCTGTGCGACGTGAGCAATCCCCTTCTGGGTGCTTCAGGGGCAGCTGCAGTTTACGGGCCGCAAAAGGGGGCGTCGCCGGAGCAGGTAGCTCAACTTGATAATGGACTGGCTCATTGGGCCAACCTTATCAGGCAGCATAGGGGGGTAGACGTCACTGGTGTGAAAGGAGGAGGGGCTGCCGGGGGTATTTCGGCGGGGCTGGTCGGCTGGATGGATGCTGAGCTGAGGCCGGGGGCCGAGTTTATACTGGAGCTTTTGGAAATGGACAAGGCAATCAAAGAAACTGATGTGGTGATCACGGCCGAAGGCAGCCTTGATGAGCAGACAGCGGAGGGCAAAGGGCCGTTTGCGCTGTTGGAAATGGCAGAGAAGCATCGCAAACCTGTAGTTGGATTGGCGGGACGTATTCCAGGGGAAATTCCCGATAGTGAGCTCAGAAGATTTTTGGCGCTACTGCCTGTAGGGAATCAGCCAGAGAGCCTGGAGACTGCAATGGCCAACACGCTTATTAATATAGAAAGAACGGCCTTCAACC
- a CDS encoding SixA phosphatase family protein, which translates to MVKKLLIVRHAESGETDHGSKDIERYLTRSGQREAVHTGMYIKRHDLIPNLMVTSAAVRAFQTAQIIAEQIKYPAEEIQEDPELYDASVRIFLRIVNELDVNCQSVLFVGHNPTVSYMAELLTGETVGNMEPGSLVEIHFPMDSWKEVSQNTGKLIQYITPGQIEEDEHKPDN; encoded by the coding sequence ATGGTTAAGAAATTATTGATTGTCCGACATGCAGAATCAGGAGAGACCGACCATGGGTCAAAAGACATCGAAAGGTATCTAACCAGGTCAGGCCAAAGAGAGGCAGTTCATACCGGTATGTACATAAAACGCCATGATTTGATCCCCAACCTGATGGTTACCAGTGCGGCTGTCCGGGCGTTTCAAACTGCGCAGATTATAGCCGAACAAATCAAGTATCCGGCCGAGGAAATTCAGGAAGACCCGGAGCTGTACGACGCCTCGGTGAGAATTTTTTTAAGAATTGTGAATGAGCTGGATGTAAATTGCCAAAGTGTACTTTTTGTAGGACACAACCCCACCGTTAGTTATATGGCAGAGCTGCTGACAGGCGAAACTGTGGGAAACATGGAGCCGGGCAGTCTGGTTGAAATTCATTTCCCCATGGATTCATGGAAAGAGGTGTCGCAGAACACTGGCAAGCTGATCCAGTATATCACGCCGGGTCAGATTGAAGAAGACGAACACAAGCCGGACAACTAA
- the topA gene encoding type I DNA topoisomerase encodes MSKNLVIVESPAKAKTIEGYLGKDYSVTSSYGHVRDLPKGDKAIDIKNGFKPTYEITADKKEVIKQLKKLSKEAEMIYLASDDDREGEAISWHLKEALDLNDKNTRRIVFREITKKAIDNAIQNPRGIDIDLVNAQQARRILDRLVGFELSPILWKKIKTGLSAGRVQSVAVRLVVDREREVEHFNSESSFKITANFLLAGGKVLKAELGKKFKTEAEAQAFLEKCNGAEFSIKNLEKKPTKRSPAPPFTTSTLQQEASRKLGFSVSQTMTIAQRLYESGKISYMRTDSLNLSDEAVSGATNEIKSSYGNDFVQNRKYKTKSESAQEAHEAIRPTDFSAHTAGAERNEQRLYDLIWKRAIASQMADAQIEKTIASIGISTTDEVLTATGEVIQFEGFLKVYIESTDDEEDEEEAKGMLPPLKVGEKLTLREITGKESFTRPPTRYTEASLVKQLEEMGIGRPSTYAPTISTIQKREYVIKESRDGKERKYRELTLANGKITAKTGTENYGAEKMKLFPTNLAMVVNDFLVLHFPNVIDFTFTARVEKEFDDIASGKVEWQTMIDSFYGKFHPRVESTEKVDRSEVGASKELGIDPASGKKVTVRLGRFGPLAQIGEATEDEKPKYASLKKGQLMENITLEDALELFKLPREIGLFEEEPMVAAIGRFGPYIRHKSQFYSLTKDFDPMTVTEEEAVLIIRAKRELEANRLIKKFTENEEVQVLNGRFGPYIKFGKQNVKIPKGKEPKELTYAECVELAEAAPAKKGGFKRKSK; translated from the coding sequence ATGTCGAAAAACCTAGTAATAGTCGAGTCGCCAGCAAAGGCAAAAACAATTGAAGGATACTTAGGGAAGGACTATTCAGTTACGTCGAGTTACGGCCATGTTCGTGATCTGCCCAAAGGCGATAAAGCGATTGACATCAAGAATGGTTTTAAGCCGACCTACGAAATAACGGCCGATAAGAAGGAAGTCATCAAGCAGTTGAAAAAATTATCGAAGGAAGCTGAGATGATTTACCTGGCTAGTGACGATGACCGTGAAGGAGAAGCCATTTCGTGGCATTTAAAGGAGGCGCTGGACCTGAACGATAAGAACACAAGGCGGATCGTTTTCAGGGAAATTACCAAGAAGGCAATTGACAATGCCATTCAGAACCCAAGAGGCATTGATATCGATTTGGTAAATGCCCAGCAGGCCCGCCGCATACTTGACCGCCTGGTTGGTTTCGAGCTGTCTCCCATTCTCTGGAAAAAAATAAAAACTGGTCTCTCAGCTGGCCGGGTGCAATCCGTTGCCGTACGCCTTGTGGTGGACCGAGAACGAGAAGTTGAACATTTCAACTCTGAGTCTTCTTTCAAAATCACAGCCAATTTTCTGCTTGCAGGTGGTAAGGTACTGAAAGCAGAGCTTGGCAAAAAATTTAAGACCGAGGCCGAAGCACAAGCCTTTCTTGAGAAGTGTAACGGCGCAGAGTTCTCTATCAAAAACTTAGAGAAAAAGCCTACTAAAAGGTCACCAGCACCTCCATTCACCACTTCTACCCTACAGCAGGAGGCCAGCCGTAAGTTGGGCTTCTCGGTGAGTCAGACCATGACCATCGCTCAGCGGCTTTATGAGTCGGGTAAGATCTCTTATATGAGAACTGACTCACTCAACCTGTCAGACGAGGCCGTCAGCGGTGCCACCAACGAAATCAAGTCATCGTATGGCAACGATTTTGTTCAAAACAGAAAGTATAAAACCAAGTCGGAAAGTGCTCAGGAAGCTCACGAAGCCATCAGGCCTACGGACTTCTCGGCTCACACAGCCGGTGCAGAAAGAAATGAACAGCGGCTTTACGACCTGATCTGGAAAAGAGCAATCGCCTCCCAAATGGCGGATGCGCAAATTGAAAAAACCATCGCTTCCATTGGCATTTCCACTACCGATGAGGTACTAACTGCCACCGGAGAAGTGATCCAATTTGAAGGCTTCCTTAAAGTGTATATAGAGTCGACCGACGACGAGGAGGATGAAGAAGAAGCAAAAGGCATGCTGCCACCATTGAAGGTCGGTGAAAAGCTGACTTTGAGGGAAATAACTGGCAAAGAATCGTTTACACGCCCACCTACAAGGTACACAGAAGCGAGTCTTGTAAAACAGCTGGAAGAAATGGGCATAGGCCGTCCGTCGACCTACGCACCAACCATTTCCACCATCCAAAAAAGAGAATACGTTATTAAGGAGTCTCGTGACGGCAAGGAGAGAAAATACAGGGAGCTGACGCTGGCCAACGGCAAAATCACAGCCAAAACAGGTACTGAAAACTATGGTGCCGAAAAAATGAAGCTCTTCCCCACCAACCTGGCCATGGTAGTCAACGACTTCCTGGTGCTCCATTTCCCGAATGTGATCGACTTCACTTTTACTGCCCGGGTGGAGAAAGAGTTTGACGACATAGCCTCTGGCAAAGTGGAATGGCAAACAATGATTGACTCCTTCTATGGCAAATTTCACCCAAGGGTAGAAAGCACCGAAAAGGTTGACCGGTCGGAAGTAGGTGCCAGCAAAGAGCTGGGCATTGACCCGGCCAGCGGCAAGAAAGTGACTGTCAGGCTAGGTCGTTTTGGTCCGCTGGCCCAAATTGGCGAAGCAACCGAAGACGAGAAGCCCAAATACGCCAGCCTGAAAAAAGGGCAGCTGATGGAGAATATAACATTGGAGGACGCCCTTGAGCTATTCAAGCTTCCCAGAGAGATTGGGCTGTTTGAAGAGGAACCAATGGTAGCTGCTATCGGCAGATTTGGGCCTTATATTCGTCATAAAAGTCAGTTTTACTCGCTTACCAAGGATTTTGACCCAATGACAGTCACTGAGGAAGAGGCTGTATTGATTATCAGGGCTAAGAGAGAATTGGAAGCCAACAGGCTCATCAAGAAATTCACTGAAAACGAAGAAGTTCAGGTGCTAAACGGTCGCTTTGGCCCTTACATCAAGTTTGGCAAACAGAACGTGAAGATCCCAAAAGGCAAAGAGCCCAAGGAGCTGACCTACGCCGAATGCGTGGAGCTGGCCGAAGCAGCACCAGCGAAAAAGGGAGGATTCAAGAGAAAGTCCAAGTAG
- a CDS encoding 2-hydroxyacid dehydrogenase, whose amino-acid sequence MKIVFFSTKSYDKEYFEKANKEFDFIFIEANLDPITAVVIPDGAVVCCFVNDAINEQVIEVLKSKKVRLIALRCAGFNQVNLEAAAKASIKVVRVPAYSPHAVAEHAVALLLTLNRKTHKAYNRVREGNFSLERMTGFDIFGKTVGVIGTGKIGATFASIMLGFGCRVIAYDPFPNTELTEKGIVYYPLNELLAQSDILSLHCPLTPETHHLIGQEALQHIKPGALLINTSRGALIDTLAAIDALKSHRLGALGIDVYEQEEHLFFQDFSDVIIDDDVISRLMTFPNVLITAHQAFLTSEALEQIALTTLQNIRSFNEGLPLANEVTLNKN is encoded by the coding sequence ATGAAAATCGTATTCTTTAGCACCAAATCATACGACAAAGAATACTTCGAAAAAGCCAACAAGGAATTTGACTTCATATTCATAGAGGCAAATCTTGACCCCATCACTGCGGTAGTCATTCCTGATGGAGCAGTTGTTTGCTGTTTTGTGAACGACGCTATCAATGAGCAAGTCATTGAAGTGTTGAAAAGTAAGAAGGTTCGGCTGATAGCTCTCAGGTGTGCCGGGTTCAATCAGGTAAACCTGGAAGCCGCTGCCAAAGCCAGCATCAAGGTCGTGAGGGTACCCGCCTATTCTCCTCACGCCGTGGCCGAGCATGCGGTCGCATTGTTGTTAACGCTGAACAGAAAAACCCACAAAGCATACAACAGGGTGAGGGAAGGGAATTTCTCGCTGGAGCGCATGACCGGGTTCGATATCTTTGGTAAAACTGTTGGAGTGATTGGCACCGGTAAAATTGGGGCCACTTTTGCCAGCATTATGCTGGGATTTGGCTGCCGGGTGATAGCCTACGATCCGTTTCCAAATACGGAACTCACTGAAAAGGGCATTGTGTACTACCCGTTGAACGAGCTACTTGCTCAGTCTGATATCCTATCGCTTCACTGCCCGCTGACACCTGAAACCCACCACCTGATTGGTCAGGAAGCGTTGCAACACATCAAACCGGGAGCCCTCTTGATCAACACCAGCAGAGGAGCTTTGATTGACACGTTGGCCGCTATCGATGCTTTGAAAAGCCACCGCCTCGGGGCCCTGGGCATTGATGTATACGAACAGGAAGAACACCTTTTCTTCCAGGATTTCTCCGATGTCATCATTGACGACGACGTTATCTCCCGCCTGATGACCTTCCCCAACGTGCTGATTACAGCGCATCAGGCGTTTCTTACCAGTGAAGCACTGGAGCAAATTGCGTTAACGACGCTGCAAAACATCAGGAGCTTCAACGAGGGGCTACCGCTTGCCAATGAAGTTACCTTGAATAAAAATTAG
- a CDS encoding DUF4174 domain-containing protein — translation MISIAFVLMSMVGLGGEKSGDPLVPFAWKNRIILFFHSESNAGIGVEQVALFKKQQKEFDDRDLVLGVIEGGRNGAIGGASIGAKDAATLQQTFNPTHSHFLIVLIGKDGGVKLKEQTVVSVETIFDLVDSMPMRRAEMRRNQ, via the coding sequence ATGATTTCTATCGCTTTCGTTTTGATGTCAATGGTTGGGTTGGGTGGAGAGAAGTCCGGCGACCCACTAGTGCCGTTTGCCTGGAAAAACAGAATCATCCTTTTCTTTCATTCTGAATCAAATGCTGGCATCGGCGTTGAGCAGGTGGCGCTTTTTAAAAAGCAACAAAAAGAGTTTGACGATCGTGACCTTGTGTTGGGGGTCATTGAAGGTGGGAGAAACGGGGCAATTGGCGGAGCATCGATTGGTGCCAAAGATGCCGCCACGTTGCAGCAAACTTTTAACCCCACTCATAGTCATTTTTTAATCGTTCTGATTGGAAAAGATGGCGGTGTTAAGCTAAAGGAACAAACTGTGGTGTCAGTAGAAACAATTTTCGACCTGGTAGATTCTATGCCTATGCGGCGGGCAGAGATGAGGAGAAACCAGTAA
- a CDS encoding RidA family protein — MKKIYSDEAPKAIGPYSQAIRSGSLVFCSGQTPIVPDTNKMVDGEIGPQTRQALMNLSAVLKAEGLSLADVVKTTVFLKNFRDFPAMNAVYAEVFGEHQPARSTVEVSRLPLDALVEIECVAETN, encoded by the coding sequence ATGAAGAAAATATATTCAGACGAGGCACCTAAAGCCATAGGGCCCTATTCGCAGGCGATCAGGTCAGGTAGTCTCGTATTCTGTTCGGGGCAAACACCCATTGTGCCCGACACCAACAAAATGGTTGACGGCGAGATAGGGCCGCAAACCCGGCAGGCACTGATGAATTTGTCGGCCGTGCTGAAAGCAGAGGGTTTATCTTTGGCCGACGTAGTGAAAACGACGGTATTTCTTAAAAACTTCAGAGACTTCCCTGCCATGAACGCTGTGTATGCAGAAGTGTTTGGAGAGCATCAGCCTGCCAGAAGCACAGTGGAGGTAAGCAGGCTGCCCCTGGATGCATTGGTGGAGATTGAATGCGTGGCAGAGACCAACTGA
- a CDS encoding carboxypeptidase regulatory-like domain-containing protein — MKRIAYRITGLNILMIACFVLLTSSTQLLPTNLRITVLNSLGNAEEGVTVTLYATEENYIEETNPVQEAQLTDQKGRVTFTKLDPKPYFVVARKGDLDNNGEGAETAPLQEGRMNKVNIVIQ, encoded by the coding sequence ATGAAAAGAATTGCTTACAGAATTACAGGCTTAAATATTTTAATGATTGCATGCTTCGTGCTGCTTACGTCTTCCACTCAGTTGCTCCCCACCAACCTGAGAATCACCGTGTTGAATAGCCTTGGTAATGCAGAAGAGGGCGTTACTGTGACTCTTTATGCCACAGAAGAAAACTACATAGAAGAAACGAATCCGGTACAAGAGGCGCAATTAACTGACCAGAAAGGGAGAGTAACATTCACCAAACTGGATCCAAAGCCATATTTTGTTGTGGCCAGAAAAGGAGACCTTGACAACAACGGCGAGGGCGCTGAAACAGCTCCGCTACAAGAAGGAAGAATGAACAAAGTAAACATTGTGATTCAGTAG
- a CDS encoding NUDIX hydrolase, with translation MSRKELTSLLSHYETSHTSEVHYAPRFVSLLQNFPGCFRRDLVSGHITGSAWVVSSALDQVVLLHHKKLNRWLQPGGHADGEEDVLKVAAKELEEETGLSAYKWITKDVFDIDIHLIPERGNEPAHFHYDIRFIAMAEVSAPLVVSNESRDVRWVPLSAVTEEAGFEESILRMVKKTLKLKASLT, from the coding sequence ATGTCCCGAAAAGAATTGACCAGCCTTTTGAGCCATTACGAAACATCACACACAAGTGAGGTTCATTACGCTCCAAGGTTTGTATCTCTTCTTCAAAACTTCCCAGGTTGCTTCCGCAGAGATTTGGTTTCTGGCCATATCACCGGCTCTGCCTGGGTAGTTTCTTCAGCTCTTGATCAGGTAGTACTGTTGCACCACAAAAAACTTAACAGGTGGCTGCAGCCAGGCGGTCATGCCGATGGTGAAGAGGACGTATTGAAAGTGGCCGCCAAAGAACTCGAAGAAGAAACAGGGCTTAGCGCCTATAAATGGATCACCAAAGATGTTTTTGATATCGATATCCACCTTATTCCTGAAAGAGGCAACGAGCCGGCTCATTTTCACTACGACATCAGGTTTATTGCCATGGCTGAAGTTTCGGCTCCCCTTGTTGTAAGCAACGAAAGCAGAGATGTAAGGTGGGTGCCCTTGTCGGCTGTTACTGAAGAAGCAGGTTTTGAAGAATCGATTCTCCGGATGGTTAAAAAAACACTCAAGCTAAAGGCATCGCTAACCTGA
- a CDS encoding FlgD immunoglobulin-like domain containing protein yields the protein MNRRILFISALLLVCGVLSIYFLGKFSNDGDQQSAEVLATPFTPTSLGVEEDPDARANFEHMMLADPASGAIPAGIHSKALKFTRQLPTSREMKLGGFARTEERAYIPRGPFNVGGRTRALAIDRSNEKVILAGGVSGGLWRTENEGIIWKRITPPEMINSVSCLVQDTRDGRTDTWYFGTGEYSLFNSARGNNSTPYRGDGIFKSTDKGLTWQPLSATVSGDVTTFGSPFQYIYKLAINTANSNEDELYAATIGGVIRSSDGGETWATVLGADLLSEPPGTDLNNKTFPFFSDVSITKSGIKYGALSTVSNADNNWAKAGIYRSEDGLSWVNITPTGFPSQYRRIVITPSPSNEKVIYFLVDAAATNLWKATYLASGDKYIWENLSSNIPDFGGRVGEFDTQNGYNMLLEVHPTDENIVFLGGTNLFRSSDGFKSKDNTEWIGGYSPENNASQYSNHHADQHVLTFYSSDPAKMLSGHDAGISITWSGLSKEVNWLSLNNGYLTSQFFTIDIPKYEYSDLMVGGMQDNGTYLRSAPGENPPWDQVFSGDGSYCQTTSDGTFWYVSAQMAQIYRLTFNTKFELTGYARVDPLNGGLASDNGYLFVNPFRLDPVNNNIMFLAGGNVIWRNSNLSQIANGSQDKTSTNWQRLESSVIPEGQITAMEVSTTGEKWLLYGNSTGRLFKLPLANGNSFDMEEITDPGFPQAFISSISIDPSDHHNIMVVFSNYGIPSVFFSDDGGLSFIDISGNLEENADGTGNGPSVRWGQLIPMKDGELMAAVGTGSGLYATEALSGTATTWSREGADVVGYSVIPMLSYNPLDGRLAIATHGNGIFETFISDHLVIEKKPSSEKFIVGAPYPNPFTDLISIPFEIPKKQIVKSIIYNAAGQQVKTLVWGTQFEGATTMTWDGTNVTGTAVVDGVYFCRIQLASGEQKTVRLILNH from the coding sequence ATGAACAGAAGGATTCTCTTTATCTCCGCACTGCTACTAGTCTGCGGCGTCCTTTCGATTTACTTTTTAGGAAAGTTTTCAAACGACGGCGACCAGCAGTCGGCTGAAGTACTGGCCACGCCGTTTACCCCCACCAGCCTGGGGGTTGAGGAAGATCCGGATGCCAGAGCCAACTTCGAACATATGATGCTGGCAGACCCGGCGTCAGGAGCGATCCCGGCCGGTATTCACAGCAAGGCCCTCAAGTTTACCCGACAGCTGCCTACAAGCAGAGAAATGAAGCTCGGTGGTTTTGCGAGAACCGAGGAAAGGGCATACATCCCACGAGGGCCGTTCAACGTAGGCGGACGTACCCGGGCGCTGGCCATCGACCGCAGCAATGAAAAGGTAATTCTGGCGGGAGGCGTTTCCGGTGGCTTGTGGCGAACTGAAAACGAAGGCATTATATGGAAAAGAATCACGCCCCCCGAAATGATCAACAGCGTGAGTTGTCTGGTGCAGGACACTCGGGATGGCCGCACCGATACCTGGTACTTTGGCACCGGTGAGTATTCGCTTTTCAACTCGGCCAGAGGCAACAATTCCACGCCCTACAGAGGCGACGGTATTTTCAAATCGACCGACAAGGGACTTACCTGGCAGCCACTGAGTGCTACTGTGTCAGGAGATGTTACCACCTTTGGGAGTCCTTTCCAGTACATCTACAAACTTGCCATCAACACGGCCAACAGCAATGAAGACGAACTATATGCCGCCACTATTGGAGGTGTGATCCGCTCTTCCGACGGCGGCGAGACCTGGGCAACTGTGCTGGGTGCAGATTTGCTGAGCGAGCCGCCCGGTACCGATTTGAATAACAAAACCTTCCCCTTCTTTAGTGACGTGTCAATTACCAAAAGTGGGATTAAGTATGGTGCGTTGAGCACTGTGAGCAACGCCGACAACAACTGGGCAAAAGCCGGTATTTACAGATCAGAAGATGGACTATCCTGGGTCAACATTACCCCCACAGGGTTTCCCTCTCAATATAGAAGGATAGTCATCACACCTTCGCCATCTAACGAAAAGGTCATCTACTTTTTAGTTGATGCAGCCGCTACTAATCTGTGGAAAGCCACCTACCTGGCATCTGGCGACAAGTATATTTGGGAGAACTTGTCATCCAACATACCAGACTTTGGCGGCAGAGTGGGCGAGTTTGATACCCAAAACGGCTACAATATGCTACTTGAGGTGCACCCCACAGATGAAAACATAGTGTTCTTGGGTGGTACCAATTTGTTTCGTTCTTCTGACGGATTCAAAAGCAAAGACAATACAGAGTGGATTGGTGGCTACAGCCCGGAAAACAACGCCAGCCAGTATTCCAATCACCACGCCGACCAGCATGTGCTCACCTTTTACAGTTCCGATCCAGCCAAAATGCTTTCCGGGCATGACGCAGGAATCTCTATAACCTGGAGTGGACTATCGAAAGAAGTAAACTGGCTAAGCCTTAACAACGGCTACCTCACCTCTCAGTTTTTCACCATTGACATCCCCAAATATGAGTACAGCGACCTGATGGTGGGAGGTATGCAGGACAATGGCACATACCTCAGAAGTGCACCTGGCGAAAACCCTCCGTGGGATCAGGTTTTTTCGGGGGATGGCAGCTACTGCCAAACCACCTCCGACGGCACATTTTGGTATGTGTCGGCGCAAATGGCGCAAATCTACCGGCTTACATTCAATACTAAATTCGAACTCACCGGCTATGCCAGAGTGGATCCACTCAATGGGGGCCTCGCCAGCGACAATGGCTACCTGTTCGTGAACCCCTTCAGGCTCGACCCTGTCAACAATAATATCATGTTCCTGGCAGGTGGAAATGTTATCTGGAGAAACTCGAACTTAAGCCAAATCGCCAATGGTTCGCAAGACAAGACAAGCACCAACTGGCAGCGGCTTGAGTCGTCGGTTATTCCGGAAGGGCAAATCACAGCCATGGAGGTAAGCACCACAGGCGAAAAGTGGCTGCTCTACGGCAACAGCACAGGAAGGCTCTTCAAACTGCCATTAGCAAATGGAAATAGTTTTGATATGGAGGAAATCACGGACCCTGGTTTTCCGCAGGCTTTCATAAGCTCCATTTCTATCGACCCTTCCGATCACCACAATATCATGGTAGTATTTTCCAACTACGGCATTCCCAGTGTCTTCTTTTCAGACGATGGTGGCCTTTCGTTCATCGACATCAGTGGCAACCTGGAGGAGAATGCGGATGGAACAGGAAATGGCCCCAGTGTCCGTTGGGGGCAGCTCATCCCTATGAAAGACGGTGAGCTAATGGCTGCCGTGGGAACCGGATCGGGGCTTTACGCAACCGAAGCGCTGTCGGGAACTGCCACCACCTGGTCAAGAGAAGGTGCAGACGTGGTTGGGTACAGCGTCATCCCCATGCTAAGCTACAATCCGCTTGACGGGCGGCTGGCCATTGCTACCCATGGAAATGGGATATTTGAAACCTTTATATCGGATCATCTGGTGATCGAAAAAAAACCTTCTTCGGAGAAATTTATTGTTGGTGCCCCCTACCCCAACCCTTTCACTGATTTGATCAGCATTCCCTTCGAAATACCAAAAAAGCAAATTGTGAAATCCATCATTTACAATGCAGCGGGCCAGCAGGTCAAAACGCTTGTTTGGGGTACACAGTTTGAAGGGGCCACTACTATGACATGGGATGGAACGAACGTGACGGGCACGGCAGTGGTGGATGGAGTTTACTTTTGCCGGATACAGTTGGCCTCAGGTGAACAAAAAACCGTCAGGCTCATACTCAACCACTAA
- a CDS encoding L-threonylcarbamoyladenylate synthase, producing the protein MAEIGIDIDQAKSFLDRGQLIGLPTETVYGLAGNAFNESAVLKIFQVKNRPSFDPLIAHTNSLEKVKTFVKDIPDVALDLAEAFWPGPLTLLLPKKKRIPLLLTSGLKTVAVRIPDHPITTELLEKLDYPLAAPSANPFGYVSPTTAHHVQDQLGEAIPYILDGGPCRVGIESTIIGFENNKPVVYRLGGKRIDEIEKLIGTVRIRTNMSSDPTAPGMLKSHYAPVKRVVIGDLEELIPKLNPLKVAVISFQKDYPEVPENHKFILSKTGNIDEAAANLFSAMRKMDKTAANCIVAEYVPEIGLGKAINDRLKRAQA; encoded by the coding sequence ATGGCGGAAATAGGGATCGACATAGACCAAGCAAAATCCTTTCTGGATCGGGGGCAACTGATAGGGCTCCCTACCGAGACCGTGTATGGTCTTGCGGGAAATGCTTTTAATGAATCCGCCGTTTTAAAGATTTTTCAGGTAAAGAACAGGCCCTCGTTCGATCCGCTTATTGCACACACCAATAGCCTCGAAAAAGTGAAGACATTTGTTAAGGACATCCCGGATGTAGCACTTGACCTCGCTGAGGCATTTTGGCCCGGCCCGCTCACACTACTGCTTCCAAAGAAAAAAAGGATTCCGCTCCTGCTAACCTCCGGGTTAAAAACTGTGGCGGTGCGAATTCCCGATCACCCGATCACTACGGAATTGCTGGAAAAGCTTGACTATCCGCTGGCGGCACCCAGTGCCAATCCATTTGGCTATGTAAGCCCCACCACGGCACACCATGTGCAGGACCAACTTGGGGAAGCCATTCCTTACATCCTCGATGGGGGACCTTGCAGAGTGGGTATTGAGTCGACCATTATCGGGTTCGAAAACAATAAGCCGGTTGTTTATCGGCTGGGTGGTAAGCGAATTGACGAAATAGAAAAGCTCATTGGCACAGTGCGCATAAGAACTAATATGAGCTCCGACCCCACCGCACCAGGCATGCTAAAAAGCCACTACGCTCCTGTGAAAAGGGTAGTTATTGGCGACCTGGAAGAGCTGATCCCCAAATTAAACCCGCTGAAAGTGGCGGTTATTTCATTTCAGAAAGACTATCCTGAGGTGCCCGAAAACCATAAGTTCATCCTGTCGAAAACGGGAAATATTGATGAAGCAGCCGCCAACCTGTTTTCAGCCATGCGAAAAATGGATAAAACAGCTGCCAACTGCATTGTTGCTGAATATGTCCCGGAAATCGGTTTGGGGAAGGCCATTAATGACCGCCTGAAGCGTGCCCAGGCATAG